The Drosophila nasuta strain 15112-1781.00 chromosome 2L, ASM2355853v1, whole genome shotgun sequence genome window below encodes:
- the LOC132783601 gene encoding zinc finger protein 616 isoform X3, producing MQHVSAASSAPSVVSAPVVTTGGGTTITLGHKAGDPQQQQHQQHHHLAHLQQQHQQLQQQHHQNNNNNSKVDGGNKQQPTTAHGGIEMYKVNIEDISQLFTYHEVFGKIHGDVVNHVAAVHGSQLPPPQLPPPPPLPPQATAASTTHSSASAAAAAAAVSTNNATVAAVMASANAAAAAAAAASAAATAQQQQQQQQQQQQQQQQQQQQAVTSTNAGTQQGSATVTTTSSGSNNNNNSGNNSGGNNNTSNSNSNNNNSSTTTTTTGELLMPKMEGGIHGVDGQSSVALAPDGTPIATGTHVCDICGKMFQFRYQLIVHRRYHSERKPFMCQVCGQGFTTSQDLTRHGKIHIGGPMFTCIVCFNVFANNTSLERHMKRHSTDKPFACTICQKTFARKEHLDNHFRSHTGETPFRCQYCAKTFTRKEHMVNHVRKHTGQTPHQCDVCGKKYTRKEHLANHMRSHTNETPFRCEICGKSFSRKEHFTNHILWHTAGETPHRCDFCSKTFTRKENLINHVRQHTGESPHRCSYCSKTFTRKEHLVNHIRQHTGETPHRCDFCSKTFTRKEHLLNHVRQHTGESPHRCSYCMKTFTRKEHLVNHIRQHTGETPFKCTYCTKAFTRKDHMVNHVRQHTGESPHKCTYCTKTFTRKEHLTNHVRQHTGDSPHRCSYCKKTFTRKEHLTNHVRLHTGDSPHKCEYCQKTFTRKEHLNNHMRQHSSDNPHCCNVCNKPFTRKEHLINHMSRCHTGDRPFTCETCGKSFPLKGNLLFHQRSHTKGQECERPFACEKCPKNFICKGHLVSHMRSHSGEKPHACTLCSKAFVERGNLKRHMKMNHPDAMMPPPPVHPHPQIPAGVLTQVKQEVKPIIIPHHSATTTMHTIQQITAGAAAAGAGAVQLTPGLVPLVTSTLISSHNAQQTQKQQQAAAAVAAQQQAAAAAAAQQQQAAAAAAAQQQAAAVAHQQHQQQVAAQQQQQQQQAAVAAHQQQQQQLQQQQLLQLSIQQAAHHHQQHQQQQQQQQQQHHQQQQQAHPQAPPQQQQQQPPPQVPIALISDPSALARAAMQLQHLPTNVEQHPVVY from the exons ATGCAGCACGTGAGCGCTGCCAGTTCGGCACCTTCGGTGGTTTCAGCACCGGTGGTGACCACTGGCGGTGGCACCACCATCACTTTGGGCCACAAAGCCGGCgatccacagcagcagcagcatcaacaacatcatcatcttgCTCATcttcagcagcaacatcagcagcttcaacagcagcatcatcagaataataataataatagtaaagtGGACGGAGGGAATAAGCAACAACCGACAACGGCACACGGCGGCATTGAAATGTATAAAGTGAACATTGAGGATATATCGCAATTATTTACGTATCACGAGGTCTTTGGCAAAATCCATGGCGATGTGGTGAATCATGTGGCGGCGGTGCATGGCAGTCAGTTGCCACCGCCACAactgccaccgccaccgccactgccaccgcaagcaacagcagcatccaCGACGCATTCATCGGCTAGCGCAGCTGCAGCCGCAGCGGCGGTGTCCACAAATAATGCAACTGTCGCTGCTGTAATGGCCTCGGCCaatgcagcagccgcagctgcagctgccgcatcagcggcagcgacagcacaacaacagcagcaacaacaacaacagcagcagcagcaacaacagcagcaacagcaacaagctgTGACTAGCACAAATGCTGGAACACAGCAGGGCAGTGCCACGGTGACGACAACTAGCTCAggtagcaacaataacaacaacagcgggaATAACAGTGGGGGCAATAATAACACtagtaacagtaacagtaacaacaataacagttcgacgacaacgacaacaaccgGTGAACTGCTGATGCCGAAAATGGAGGGTGGCATCCATGGCGTCGATGGTCAATCGAGCGTTGCCTTGGCCCCCGATGGCACACCGATTGCGACTGGGACGCATGTGTGCGATATTTGTGggaaaatgtttcaatttcGTTATCAGCTGATTGTGCACCGTCGCTACCACAGCGAGCGCAAGCCATTTATGTGTCAGGTGTGCGGTCAGGGCTTTACCACATCGCAGGATTTGACCCGTCATGGTAAAATTCATATTGGCGGTCCCATGTTCACATGCATTGTGTGCTTCAATGTGTTTGCCAACAATACCAGTTTGGAGCGTCACATGAAACGTCATTCAACGGACAAACCATTCGCCTGCACCATTTGCCAAAAGACATTTGCGCGCAAAGAGCATCTGGACAATCATTTTCGTTCGCATACGGGCGAAACGCCGTTCCGTTGCCAGTACTGCGCCAAGACGTTTACGCGCAAGGAGCACATGGTCAACCATGTGCGCAAACACACGG GTCAAACACCGCATCAGTGCGATGTCTGCGGCAAGAAATACACGCGCAAGGAGCACCTAGCCAACCATATGCGCTCCCACACCAACGAGACGCCGTTCCGTTGCGAAATCTGCGGCAAGAGCTTTAGCCGCAAGGAGCACTTCACCAATCACATACTCTGGCATACAG CAGGCGAGACGCCGCATCGGTGCGACTTCTGCTCCAAGACGTTCACACGCAAGGAGAATTTGATAAATCACGTGCGCCAGCACACGGGAGAATCGCCGCATCGCTGCTCCTACTGCAGCAAGACGTTCACGCGCAAGGAGCATCTGGTGAATCATATACGCCAGCACACGG GCGAGACGCCGCATCGGTGCGACTTCTGCTCCAAGACGTTCACACGCAAGGAGCACTTGTTAAATCACGTGCGCCAGCACACGGGAGAGTCGCCGCATCGCTGCTCCTACTGCATGAAGACGTTCACGCGCAAGGAGCATCTGGTGAATCACATACGCCAGCACACGGGTGAGACACCGTTCAAGTGCACGTACTGCACGAAAGCGTTCACACGCAAAGATCACATGGTTAATCATGTACGGCAACATACAGGCGAATCGCCGCACAAGTGCACCTATTGCACGAAGACCTTCACAAGGAAGGAGCACCTAACGAATCATGTGCGCCAGCACACGGGCGATTCGCCGCATCGCTGCTCCTACTGCAAGAAGACCTTCACTCGGAAGGAGCATCTGACGAATCATGTCCGCCTGCACACTGGAGACTCGCCCCACAAATGCGAATACTGTCAGAAGACCTTCACACGGAAGGAGCATCTCAATAATCATATGCGCCAGCATTCGAGCGACAATCCCCATTGCTGCAATGTGTGCAACAAGCCGTTCACACGCAAGGAGCATCTGATCAATCATATGTCACGTTGCCACACCGGCGATCGCCCCTTCACATGCGAGACATGCGGCAAATCCTTCCCCCTCAAGGGCAATCTCTTGTTCCATCAGCGTAGCCACACCAAGGGACAGGAGTGCGAACGTCCGTTTGCCTGCGAAAAATGTCCCaagaatttcatttgcaaag GTCATCTGGTCTCGCATATGCGCTCCCATTCGGGTGAGAAACCGCACGCGTGCACACTGTGCAGCAAGGCGTTCGTGGAGCGCGGCAATTTGAAGCGGCACATGAAGATGAATCACCCGGATGCCATGATGCCGCCCCCACCCGTGCATCCGCATCCGCAAATACCGGCTGGTGTGCTGACCCAAGTCAAGCAGGAAGTGAAACCGATCATAA TTCCGCATCATTCGGCGACGACCACAATGCACACCATACAGCAGATAACAGCGGGCGCTGCAGCGGCTGGCGCCGGTGCCGTCCAGCTAACGCCAGGCCTGGTGCCGTTGGTCACCAGTACGCTCATCTCCTCGCACAATGCCCAGCAGacgcagaagcaacagcaagcagccgctgcagttgcagcacagcaacaagcagctgctgccgctgcagcacaacaacaacaggcagcggctgcagctgcagctcagCAGCAGGCGGCAGCCGTGGCccatcaacagcatcagcaacaggttgccgcccagcagcagcaacaacagcaacaggctGCGGTGGCAgcccatcagcagcagcaacagcagttgcagcagcagcaattgctgcaGTTATCCATACAGCAGGCagcgcatcatcatcagcagcatcagcagcagcaacaacagcagcagcagcaacaccatcagcagcagcaacaggcacaTCCGCAGGCaccgccacagcagcagcaacagcagccgccacCGCAGGTGCCGATCGCCTTGATCAGCGATCCGAGCGCCTTGGCACGCGCTGCCATGCAGCTGCAACATCTGCCCACGAATGTGGAGCAACATCCGGTGGTTTACTAA
- the LOC132783601 gene encoding zinc finger protein 271 isoform X1 → MQHVSAASSAPSVVSAPVVTTGGGTTITLGHKAGDPQQQQHQQHHHLAHLQQQHQQLQQQHHQNNNNNSKVDGGNKQQPTTAHGGIEMYKVNIEDISQLFTYHEVFGKIHGDVVNHVAAVHGSQLPPPQLPPPPPLPPQATAASTTHSSASAAAAAAAVSTNNATVAAVMASANAAAAAAAAASAAATAQQQQQQQQQQQQQQQQQQQQAVTSTNAGTQQGSATVTTTSSGSNNNNNSGNNSGGNNNTSNSNSNNNNSSTTTTTTGELLMPKMEGGIHGVDGQSSVALAPDGTPIATGTHVCDICGKMFQFRYQLIVHRRYHSERKPFMCQVCGQGFTTSQDLTRHGKIHIGGPMFTCIVCFNVFANNTSLERHMKRHSTDKPFACTICQKTFARKEHLDNHFRSHTGETPFRCQYCAKTFTRKEHMVNHVRKHTGETPHRCDICKKSFTRKEHYVNHYMWHTGQTPHQCDVCGKKYTRKEHLANHMRSHTNETPFRCEICGKSFSRKEHFTNHILWHTAGETPHRCDFCSKTFTRKENLINHVRQHTGESPHRCSYCSKTFTRKEHLVNHIRQHTGETPHRCDFCSKTFTRKEHLLNHVRQHTGESPHRCSYCMKTFTRKEHLVNHIRQHTGETPFKCTYCTKAFTRKDHMVNHVRQHTGESPHKCTYCTKTFTRKEHLTNHVRQHTGDSPHRCSYCKKTFTRKEHLTNHVRLHTGDSPHKCEYCQKTFTRKEHLNNHMRQHSSDNPHCCNVCNKPFTRKEHLINHMSRCHTGDRPFTCETCGKSFPLKGNLLFHQRSHTKGQECERPFACEKCPKNFICKGHLVSHMRSHSGEKPHACTLCSKAFVERGNLKRHMKMNHPDAMMPPPPVHPHPQIPAGVLTQVKQEVKPIIIPHHSATTTMHTIQQITAGAAAAGAGAVQLTPGLVPLVTSTLISSHNAQQTQKQQQAAAAVAAQQQAAAAAAAQQQQAAAAAAAQQQAAAVAHQQHQQQVAAQQQQQQQQAAVAAHQQQQQQLQQQQLLQLSIQQAAHHHQQHQQQQQQQQQQHHQQQQQAHPQAPPQQQQQQPPPQVPIALISDPSALARAAMQLQHLPTNVEQHPVVY, encoded by the exons ATGCAGCACGTGAGCGCTGCCAGTTCGGCACCTTCGGTGGTTTCAGCACCGGTGGTGACCACTGGCGGTGGCACCACCATCACTTTGGGCCACAAAGCCGGCgatccacagcagcagcagcatcaacaacatcatcatcttgCTCATcttcagcagcaacatcagcagcttcaacagcagcatcatcagaataataataataatagtaaagtGGACGGAGGGAATAAGCAACAACCGACAACGGCACACGGCGGCATTGAAATGTATAAAGTGAACATTGAGGATATATCGCAATTATTTACGTATCACGAGGTCTTTGGCAAAATCCATGGCGATGTGGTGAATCATGTGGCGGCGGTGCATGGCAGTCAGTTGCCACCGCCACAactgccaccgccaccgccactgccaccgcaagcaacagcagcatccaCGACGCATTCATCGGCTAGCGCAGCTGCAGCCGCAGCGGCGGTGTCCACAAATAATGCAACTGTCGCTGCTGTAATGGCCTCGGCCaatgcagcagccgcagctgcagctgccgcatcagcggcagcgacagcacaacaacagcagcaacaacaacaacagcagcagcagcaacaacagcagcaacagcaacaagctgTGACTAGCACAAATGCTGGAACACAGCAGGGCAGTGCCACGGTGACGACAACTAGCTCAggtagcaacaataacaacaacagcgggaATAACAGTGGGGGCAATAATAACACtagtaacagtaacagtaacaacaataacagttcgacgacaacgacaacaaccgGTGAACTGCTGATGCCGAAAATGGAGGGTGGCATCCATGGCGTCGATGGTCAATCGAGCGTTGCCTTGGCCCCCGATGGCACACCGATTGCGACTGGGACGCATGTGTGCGATATTTGTGggaaaatgtttcaatttcGTTATCAGCTGATTGTGCACCGTCGCTACCACAGCGAGCGCAAGCCATTTATGTGTCAGGTGTGCGGTCAGGGCTTTACCACATCGCAGGATTTGACCCGTCATGGTAAAATTCATATTGGCGGTCCCATGTTCACATGCATTGTGTGCTTCAATGTGTTTGCCAACAATACCAGTTTGGAGCGTCACATGAAACGTCATTCAACGGACAAACCATTCGCCTGCACCATTTGCCAAAAGACATTTGCGCGCAAAGAGCATCTGGACAATCATTTTCGTTCGCATACGGGCGAAACGCCGTTCCGTTGCCAGTACTGCGCCAAGACGTTTACGCGCAAGGAGCACATGGTCAACCATGTGCGCAAACACACGGGTGAGACGCCACATCGTTGCGATATTTGTAAGAAGTCCTTTACGCGCAAGGAACACTATGTTAACCACTACATGTGGCACACTG GTCAAACACCGCATCAGTGCGATGTCTGCGGCAAGAAATACACGCGCAAGGAGCACCTAGCCAACCATATGCGCTCCCACACCAACGAGACGCCGTTCCGTTGCGAAATCTGCGGCAAGAGCTTTAGCCGCAAGGAGCACTTCACCAATCACATACTCTGGCATACAG CAGGCGAGACGCCGCATCGGTGCGACTTCTGCTCCAAGACGTTCACACGCAAGGAGAATTTGATAAATCACGTGCGCCAGCACACGGGAGAATCGCCGCATCGCTGCTCCTACTGCAGCAAGACGTTCACGCGCAAGGAGCATCTGGTGAATCATATACGCCAGCACACGG GCGAGACGCCGCATCGGTGCGACTTCTGCTCCAAGACGTTCACACGCAAGGAGCACTTGTTAAATCACGTGCGCCAGCACACGGGAGAGTCGCCGCATCGCTGCTCCTACTGCATGAAGACGTTCACGCGCAAGGAGCATCTGGTGAATCACATACGCCAGCACACGGGTGAGACACCGTTCAAGTGCACGTACTGCACGAAAGCGTTCACACGCAAAGATCACATGGTTAATCATGTACGGCAACATACAGGCGAATCGCCGCACAAGTGCACCTATTGCACGAAGACCTTCACAAGGAAGGAGCACCTAACGAATCATGTGCGCCAGCACACGGGCGATTCGCCGCATCGCTGCTCCTACTGCAAGAAGACCTTCACTCGGAAGGAGCATCTGACGAATCATGTCCGCCTGCACACTGGAGACTCGCCCCACAAATGCGAATACTGTCAGAAGACCTTCACACGGAAGGAGCATCTCAATAATCATATGCGCCAGCATTCGAGCGACAATCCCCATTGCTGCAATGTGTGCAACAAGCCGTTCACACGCAAGGAGCATCTGATCAATCATATGTCACGTTGCCACACCGGCGATCGCCCCTTCACATGCGAGACATGCGGCAAATCCTTCCCCCTCAAGGGCAATCTCTTGTTCCATCAGCGTAGCCACACCAAGGGACAGGAGTGCGAACGTCCGTTTGCCTGCGAAAAATGTCCCaagaatttcatttgcaaag GTCATCTGGTCTCGCATATGCGCTCCCATTCGGGTGAGAAACCGCACGCGTGCACACTGTGCAGCAAGGCGTTCGTGGAGCGCGGCAATTTGAAGCGGCACATGAAGATGAATCACCCGGATGCCATGATGCCGCCCCCACCCGTGCATCCGCATCCGCAAATACCGGCTGGTGTGCTGACCCAAGTCAAGCAGGAAGTGAAACCGATCATAA TTCCGCATCATTCGGCGACGACCACAATGCACACCATACAGCAGATAACAGCGGGCGCTGCAGCGGCTGGCGCCGGTGCCGTCCAGCTAACGCCAGGCCTGGTGCCGTTGGTCACCAGTACGCTCATCTCCTCGCACAATGCCCAGCAGacgcagaagcaacagcaagcagccgctgcagttgcagcacagcaacaagcagctgctgccgctgcagcacaacaacaacaggcagcggctgcagctgcagctcagCAGCAGGCGGCAGCCGTGGCccatcaacagcatcagcaacaggttgccgcccagcagcagcaacaacagcaacaggctGCGGTGGCAgcccatcagcagcagcaacagcagttgcagcagcagcaattgctgcaGTTATCCATACAGCAGGCagcgcatcatcatcagcagcatcagcagcagcaacaacagcagcagcagcaacaccatcagcagcagcaacaggcacaTCCGCAGGCaccgccacagcagcagcaacagcagccgccacCGCAGGTGCCGATCGCCTTGATCAGCGATCCGAGCGCCTTGGCACGCGCTGCCATGCAGCTGCAACATCTGCCCACGAATGTGGAGCAACATCCGGTGGTTTACTAA
- the LOC132783601 gene encoding zinc finger protein 271 isoform X2 has protein sequence MQHVSAASSAPSVVSAPVVTTGGGTTITLGHKAGDPQQQQHQQHHHLAHLQQQHQQLQQQHHQNNNNNSKVDGGNKQQPTTAHGGIEMYKVNIEDISQLFTYHEVFGKIHGDVVNHVAAVHGSQLPPPQLPPPPPLPPQATAASTTHSSASAAAAAAAVSTNNATVAAVMASANAAAAAAAAASAAATAQQQQQQQQQQQQQQQQQQQQAVTSTNAGTQQGSATVTTTSSGSNNNNNSGNNSGGNNNTSNSNSNNNNSSTTTTTTGELLMPKMEGGIHGVDGQSSVALAPDGTPIATGTHVCDICGKMFQFRYQLIVHRRYHSERKPFMCQVCGQGFTTSQDLTRHGKIHIGGPMFTCIVCFNVFANNTSLERHMKRHSTDKPFACTICQKTFARKEHLDNHFRSHTGETPFRCQYCAKTFTRKEHMVNHVRKHTGETPHRCDICKKSFTRKEHYVNHYMWHTGQTPHQCDVCGKKYTRKEHLANHMRSHTNETPFRCEICGKSFSRKEHFTNHILWHTGETPHRCDFCSKTFTRKENLINHVRQHTGESPHRCSYCSKTFTRKEHLVNHIRQHTGETPHRCDFCSKTFTRKEHLLNHVRQHTGESPHRCSYCMKTFTRKEHLVNHIRQHTGETPFKCTYCTKAFTRKDHMVNHVRQHTGESPHKCTYCTKTFTRKEHLTNHVRQHTGDSPHRCSYCKKTFTRKEHLTNHVRLHTGDSPHKCEYCQKTFTRKEHLNNHMRQHSSDNPHCCNVCNKPFTRKEHLINHMSRCHTGDRPFTCETCGKSFPLKGNLLFHQRSHTKGQECERPFACEKCPKNFICKGHLVSHMRSHSGEKPHACTLCSKAFVERGNLKRHMKMNHPDAMMPPPPVHPHPQIPAGVLTQVKQEVKPIIIPHHSATTTMHTIQQITAGAAAAGAGAVQLTPGLVPLVTSTLISSHNAQQTQKQQQAAAAVAAQQQAAAAAAAQQQQAAAAAAAQQQAAAVAHQQHQQQVAAQQQQQQQQAAVAAHQQQQQQLQQQQLLQLSIQQAAHHHQQHQQQQQQQQQQHHQQQQQAHPQAPPQQQQQQPPPQVPIALISDPSALARAAMQLQHLPTNVEQHPVVY, from the exons ATGCAGCACGTGAGCGCTGCCAGTTCGGCACCTTCGGTGGTTTCAGCACCGGTGGTGACCACTGGCGGTGGCACCACCATCACTTTGGGCCACAAAGCCGGCgatccacagcagcagcagcatcaacaacatcatcatcttgCTCATcttcagcagcaacatcagcagcttcaacagcagcatcatcagaataataataataatagtaaagtGGACGGAGGGAATAAGCAACAACCGACAACGGCACACGGCGGCATTGAAATGTATAAAGTGAACATTGAGGATATATCGCAATTATTTACGTATCACGAGGTCTTTGGCAAAATCCATGGCGATGTGGTGAATCATGTGGCGGCGGTGCATGGCAGTCAGTTGCCACCGCCACAactgccaccgccaccgccactgccaccgcaagcaacagcagcatccaCGACGCATTCATCGGCTAGCGCAGCTGCAGCCGCAGCGGCGGTGTCCACAAATAATGCAACTGTCGCTGCTGTAATGGCCTCGGCCaatgcagcagccgcagctgcagctgccgcatcagcggcagcgacagcacaacaacagcagcaacaacaacaacagcagcagcagcaacaacagcagcaacagcaacaagctgTGACTAGCACAAATGCTGGAACACAGCAGGGCAGTGCCACGGTGACGACAACTAGCTCAggtagcaacaataacaacaacagcgggaATAACAGTGGGGGCAATAATAACACtagtaacagtaacagtaacaacaataacagttcgacgacaacgacaacaaccgGTGAACTGCTGATGCCGAAAATGGAGGGTGGCATCCATGGCGTCGATGGTCAATCGAGCGTTGCCTTGGCCCCCGATGGCACACCGATTGCGACTGGGACGCATGTGTGCGATATTTGTGggaaaatgtttcaatttcGTTATCAGCTGATTGTGCACCGTCGCTACCACAGCGAGCGCAAGCCATTTATGTGTCAGGTGTGCGGTCAGGGCTTTACCACATCGCAGGATTTGACCCGTCATGGTAAAATTCATATTGGCGGTCCCATGTTCACATGCATTGTGTGCTTCAATGTGTTTGCCAACAATACCAGTTTGGAGCGTCACATGAAACGTCATTCAACGGACAAACCATTCGCCTGCACCATTTGCCAAAAGACATTTGCGCGCAAAGAGCATCTGGACAATCATTTTCGTTCGCATACGGGCGAAACGCCGTTCCGTTGCCAGTACTGCGCCAAGACGTTTACGCGCAAGGAGCACATGGTCAACCATGTGCGCAAACACACGGGTGAGACGCCACATCGTTGCGATATTTGTAAGAAGTCCTTTACGCGCAAGGAACACTATGTTAACCACTACATGTGGCACACTG GTCAAACACCGCATCAGTGCGATGTCTGCGGCAAGAAATACACGCGCAAGGAGCACCTAGCCAACCATATGCGCTCCCACACCAACGAGACGCCGTTCCGTTGCGAAATCTGCGGCAAGAGCTTTAGCCGCAAGGAGCACTTCACCAATCACATACTCTGGCATACAG GCGAGACGCCGCATCGGTGCGACTTCTGCTCCAAGACGTTCACACGCAAGGAGAATTTGATAAATCACGTGCGCCAGCACACGGGAGAATCGCCGCATCGCTGCTCCTACTGCAGCAAGACGTTCACGCGCAAGGAGCATCTGGTGAATCATATACGCCAGCACACGG GCGAGACGCCGCATCGGTGCGACTTCTGCTCCAAGACGTTCACACGCAAGGAGCACTTGTTAAATCACGTGCGCCAGCACACGGGAGAGTCGCCGCATCGCTGCTCCTACTGCATGAAGACGTTCACGCGCAAGGAGCATCTGGTGAATCACATACGCCAGCACACGGGTGAGACACCGTTCAAGTGCACGTACTGCACGAAAGCGTTCACACGCAAAGATCACATGGTTAATCATGTACGGCAACATACAGGCGAATCGCCGCACAAGTGCACCTATTGCACGAAGACCTTCACAAGGAAGGAGCACCTAACGAATCATGTGCGCCAGCACACGGGCGATTCGCCGCATCGCTGCTCCTACTGCAAGAAGACCTTCACTCGGAAGGAGCATCTGACGAATCATGTCCGCCTGCACACTGGAGACTCGCCCCACAAATGCGAATACTGTCAGAAGACCTTCACACGGAAGGAGCATCTCAATAATCATATGCGCCAGCATTCGAGCGACAATCCCCATTGCTGCAATGTGTGCAACAAGCCGTTCACACGCAAGGAGCATCTGATCAATCATATGTCACGTTGCCACACCGGCGATCGCCCCTTCACATGCGAGACATGCGGCAAATCCTTCCCCCTCAAGGGCAATCTCTTGTTCCATCAGCGTAGCCACACCAAGGGACAGGAGTGCGAACGTCCGTTTGCCTGCGAAAAATGTCCCaagaatttcatttgcaaag GTCATCTGGTCTCGCATATGCGCTCCCATTCGGGTGAGAAACCGCACGCGTGCACACTGTGCAGCAAGGCGTTCGTGGAGCGCGGCAATTTGAAGCGGCACATGAAGATGAATCACCCGGATGCCATGATGCCGCCCCCACCCGTGCATCCGCATCCGCAAATACCGGCTGGTGTGCTGACCCAAGTCAAGCAGGAAGTGAAACCGATCATAA TTCCGCATCATTCGGCGACGACCACAATGCACACCATACAGCAGATAACAGCGGGCGCTGCAGCGGCTGGCGCCGGTGCCGTCCAGCTAACGCCAGGCCTGGTGCCGTTGGTCACCAGTACGCTCATCTCCTCGCACAATGCCCAGCAGacgcagaagcaacagcaagcagccgctgcagttgcagcacagcaacaagcagctgctgccgctgcagcacaacaacaacaggcagcggctgcagctgcagctcagCAGCAGGCGGCAGCCGTGGCccatcaacagcatcagcaacaggttgccgcccagcagcagcaacaacagcaacaggctGCGGTGGCAgcccatcagcagcagcaacagcagttgcagcagcagcaattgctgcaGTTATCCATACAGCAGGCagcgcatcatcatcagcagcatcagcagcagcaacaacagcagcagcagcaacaccatcagcagcagcaacaggcacaTCCGCAGGCaccgccacagcagcagcaacagcagccgccacCGCAGGTGCCGATCGCCTTGATCAGCGATCCGAGCGCCTTGGCACGCGCTGCCATGCAGCTGCAACATCTGCCCACGAATGTGGAGCAACATCCGGTGGTTTACTAA